cacacatccATCGCTTATAAATCCCCTCTCACACCCTCCATTTCTTACACCACCTTAACCGGCACCGGAGACATGCAAGGCCTCCGCTCTGACGCCGAGTTCACCCTACAACTATCTCCCACCACCGCTTCCCCACTCGCAATCAACATATCCGAGTCAactcacacgacgatccaacgaCTCATAACCGAAAGCCCAGTTGTGATATTCAGCCGCTCAGACTGCTACATGTGTGATGTCATGAAACGTCTCTTTTATTCCATCGGTGTTTACCCCACTGTTATTGAACTGGAGGAGGATGAGATCGCTGATCTTGCTGCCTTTAACTGTCATGGTGGCGGTGGAGATGACGTGGCTCCGGTGGTGTTCATTGGTGGGAGTTTTGTTGGTGGGTTGGAGAGCCTTGTGGCAATTCATTTGAGTGGTTGTCTTGTTTCGAGGCTTGTGGAAATTGGAGTTCTTCAGGGTGTTGTGTTGTAACAGTGGTTAATTACAAAGGGTTGTTTTTGTAATTTTGTTTGATTGAAAAAATAATAATGTCTTTGTAGGTTTAACTTTGTTTATTAGTTATTGAATAGTAGCACATCATTATAAAATGCTTTTGACACTATATCGTAGTCGTATAAGTATATACGAAATTAAGTCGTATATTATTGTTATATGAACGAGCTCGGTATCAGTATCAGtatatcgaaaataccggtagtGAAATTTGTTAAATATGAGTACCGGTATCTTAGTATAT
The sequence above is a segment of the Helianthus annuus cultivar XRQ/B unplaced genomic scaffold, HanXRQr2.0-SUNRISE HanXRQChr00c071, whole genome shotgun sequence genome. Coding sequences within it:
- the LOC110930120 gene encoding glutaredoxin-C6, translating into MQGLRSDAEFTLQLSPTTASPLAINISESTHTTIQRLITESPVVIFSRSDCYMCDVMKRLFYSIGVYPTVIELEEDEIADLAAFNCHGGGGDDVAPVVFIGGSFVGGLESLVAIHLSGCLVSRLVEIGVLQGVVL